DNA from Deltaproteobacteria bacterium:
GGCTTTAATCTTATTTTTGGTCGTCGTCGGATAGCTGGGTCTCTGATTGGTGGGTTACCGGAGACACAGGAGATGCTGGATTTCTGCGCTAAACATGAAATAATGAGCGACATAGAACTGATTCCGATCCAGAAAATTAACGATGCCTATGACCGTATGCTCAAAAGTGATGTAAAATACCGTTTTGTAATTGATATGGTCAGTTTGAAGTAGGAATAAAGTGGCTAAGGACCTTGTCAACACGGCTACGGACGGCAATGTTGATACCGCTAAGAGCACAGCAGAAAAAGCTGTGCAAGCGGTGATCCGTCGTCACGCTATGGAGGCAGCTTGGCCGTCAATGAAGGACGGCCAAGTAAAGAGCTCGATCTTCCAGATGGCGACTGAGATCGCAACCCTGTTCGGCAAGACGGTCGACGATATCAGTATTGAGGACATTGGCAGGGCGCAGCGGAGGGTTGAGCAGGTTTGCTCTAAAGTGTCTCTTCACAAGATCGGCTGGCGTAAGGCACGGGGCGCTGTTGATCTCTACAACAACATAAGTAACGCCACGGAACTCGTGTCGCATGTTTACTGGGTCGGTAGCGCCTTTTACGGCAATTTTGGTCCTGTGGTGCGTAAGTTTGGCCTCAAGGTTGGTGGTGCACCGTTAGCCCGTGCGACGGGAGTTTGGTTGGCTGGGCAGGCCATCTCCGCACTATATTTTGACGCCGCGCAATTTAAGGCGAGCAGGGATCAGGAGCAGGAATATTTTCCGTTATTTGATGCCCTGACCTATGATCAATACCGCGAGCTAGCTGTGTACATGGGCATCGATGTGCGCGTAGCCTGGGAGGCACAGAAATTACGCCAGGAGATTCTCGCCGAGCTCACCAAGGCTCATCACAATAAAGTCATGGCGCTTTGGTCTGAGGCGCCACCTTATAAGACTTTACTCCTGAGTCTTGCCGAAGAGTTGGAGATTCCGGATTATAAAGTCACCGATAGCGAGGAGCTCCTAGAGGAGCGCGTTGTCGTGCGAGTCACCGCTGAGAGTATTGATAAGCTTTCGGGTGAGCAGCTGAAGCGCTTTGAAAGTGTGGTGCGGTCAAATTTCGGTGACAGTTACTGGAGTGAGTCTGTTAAATCCACGCTGTTTGCCGGTGGCTTGGTCGCTGGTCGCCTTGCCGGGGCGCGTTTGGCACTGGTGGCATCTAGCGGCTTGGCAACTTTGGTGGGTGGCATGGCGAGTGGGGTGGGGGCCACGGCCGCAGCAACGGCTGCATCAGCGCTCGCCACAGTATTCGGTCCGATTGGCATTGCATCGGCCGCTACTGTCGCAGCTCTGCAGTGGACGCGTGCCAGACCACGCAAGGCGCTGCCATTTGTGCTTTATATGGCTGCAGCGCGCGGTATTTTGGCAGCCGAGAGTCGCCCCCTGTCGCTATGGGAGCGCGTCATCGGCTGGTTTTTGCGCATCCGTATCACTTTGGGTCTCAGACCCAAGCGATGAAGCGATGATCACTCGCAGCGGAGCAGGTGAGTTTTGCCCGCGAGGATGAGTTGGCCAATGCGTTTGGTACCGACTGGGGTCACGACGAGCAGCACTTCGGTGCCTTTGGTCGCGGCGCCAACATCGTCAACAAAACTGGTGTCCAGACCTGCGATGGTCTTGGTCTCTTCACCCAGAGTGTAGGTGAGGGTGCCCAGGCCAGTGCCGTACTCGATCTCAAGTTTCAGGCTCAGGCCATCGGCTCCAGAGCAGTTAATTTCCGGTGCTGCAGCAAAAGCGCTCGTGCCAAGAAACAAAGAGGATGCGATCAAAGCTTTGCGAAGTAGCATAGTAGCTCCTTAAATCGTTAATTGGGGGATCATCTGGCGCCTAGCATAAAGGAAGGCTAGGCGTTAGCAAGTGAAAAACCTAGTTTCACTCAGGCCAGGTGTAACGCTTGAAGGCCATTTTGATGTAGTCTTCAAGCTCTGAGAGGTCATCGCTATCGCCGTGCGAGGCCAGGAGCACACCCACCTTGGCTTGATGGGATCGGTACTGTGCAGCCTTCACTTGAGTCACCTGGGAGTGTCCACAACTTGAGACACTGGCTGCCGCTGTAAGGCTAAGGAACGCGAATAAAAGACGTCCAGTTAGGTTTTTAGTGTGCGCCATGTGTCAGCCTCCTGAGTCACCGATGTTCATACACCTGATAACGTCGATAGCTCAGTCAGCTCGCACTGAGAAGGCTCGTTTCTGTACAAAGTAACAGGCCTGCCGCGCAACTATGGCCTTGGGAGTTGCCTTCCCGGTACAATGAGAATCAATAAGATGGAGTACGTTCATGGCGAGCAAGCTGCCGACTTTGTTTTTAGCCCACGGCTCACCAGTTAATGCGCTAGCCGATAACGAATTCACCCGGGCACTGAAGCGGCTTGGTGACGAGTTACCCCGACCGAAGGCCGTGCTTATCGTGTCGGCCCATTGGCGCAGCCGCACCACCAAGGTGCTCACCATCGGGGAGCCCAAGACGATCTATGACTTTTCGGGTTTCCCCAAAGAGCTTTCAGAAATTGTCTATCCGGCTAAGGGAGCGGCCTCCGTGGCGTTGCGGGTAGCGACGCTACTCACACCTTTTGGTGCCGAGGACGACGAGTCTTGGGGCCTCGATCACGGCGTCTGGTCTGTCCTACGCCACATGTACCCTGCGGCCGACGTTCCCGTAGTGCCGCTTAGCATCAACCAGCGTCTCCATCTGGATGGTCATCTTGCCGTCGCCAGTGCCCTAAGGCCGCTTAGGGAAGAGGGGGTTCTCATCATTGGGAGCGGTAACATCACTCACAATCTCGGTGACATAGATTGGGATGAGAATGCTGCGGCGCAGAAGTGGGCGACCAGCTTTGACGCGCGCATGGCCAAGGCGCTTGTGGCGCGCGACGAAGACTTTCTGCTGAAGCGTCAAATCGGTGACTACGCTTCTCTTTGGAGCCGAGCATTGCCGACAGCAGAGCATTACATCCCCCTGGTGTACGCC
Protein-coding regions in this window:
- the ygiD gene encoding 4,5-DOPA dioxygenase extradiol, with product MASKLPTLFLAHGSPVNALADNEFTRALKRLGDELPRPKAVLIVSAHWRSRTTKVLTIGEPKTIYDFSGFPKELSEIVYPAKGAASVALRVATLLTPFGAEDDESWGLDHGVWSVLRHMYPAADVPVVPLSINQRLHLDGHLAVASALRPLREEGVLIIGSGNITHNLGDIDWDENAAAQKWATSFDARMAKALVARDEDFLLKRQIGDYASLWSRALPTAEHYIPLVYAYGASDPSDQVIFPYEGMQHGTLSMRCVQFGVK